One window of Lawsonibacter asaccharolyticus genomic DNA carries:
- a CDS encoding signal recognition particle protein — protein sequence MAFEGLSEKLSAAFKKLRGKGRLSEADVKEAMREIRLALLEADVSYKVVKQFIAQVTERAVGSDVLEALSPAQTIIKIVNEELTALMGGTSTKLEISSKPPTVVMLVGLQGAGKTTNGAKLAGLMKRQNGKRPLLAACDIYRPAAIKQLEVVGGQLDIPVFQMGQTDPVDIARAAIEHARQHGNDMVFLDTAGRLHVDEELMDELKRIKAAVEPTEILLVVDAMIGQDAVNAAKAFDDALDIDGVMLTKLDGDARGGAALSIKAVTGKPIKFVGVGEKLDQIEVFHPDRMASRILGMGDMLSLIEKAEQNFDRQKALEFQEKLRKNKFTLTDFYEQMAQLKNMGSLSEIAGMLPGVKASDLEGASMDESLLGRMEAIILSMTPYERENPNVLNSSRKRRIAAGSGTQVVDINRLLKQFEMMQAMTKQFAGGKMPKSMRRLMGKKGGKGMLGGKMPGLPF from the coding sequence ATGGCGTTTGAAGGACTTTCTGAAAAGCTCTCCGCCGCATTCAAAAAGCTGCGGGGCAAGGGCCGTCTCTCCGAGGCCGACGTCAAGGAGGCTATGCGGGAGATCCGCCTGGCCCTGCTGGAGGCGGACGTCAGCTACAAGGTGGTCAAGCAGTTCATCGCTCAGGTGACCGAGCGGGCCGTGGGCTCCGACGTGCTGGAGGCCCTCTCCCCCGCCCAGACGATCATCAAGATCGTCAACGAGGAGCTTACCGCCCTGATGGGCGGCACCAGCACCAAGCTGGAGATCTCCTCCAAGCCCCCCACGGTGGTGATGCTGGTGGGCCTTCAGGGTGCGGGCAAGACCACAAACGGCGCCAAGCTGGCCGGCCTGATGAAGCGTCAGAACGGCAAGCGGCCCCTGCTGGCCGCCTGCGATATCTACCGCCCCGCCGCCATCAAGCAGCTGGAGGTGGTGGGCGGACAGCTGGACATCCCGGTGTTCCAGATGGGTCAGACCGACCCGGTGGACATCGCCAGAGCCGCCATCGAGCACGCCAGGCAGCACGGCAACGACATGGTGTTCCTGGACACCGCCGGCCGGCTCCATGTGGACGAGGAGCTGATGGACGAGCTCAAGCGCATCAAGGCCGCCGTGGAGCCCACGGAGATCCTGCTGGTGGTGGACGCCATGATCGGCCAGGACGCAGTGAACGCGGCCAAGGCCTTTGACGACGCACTGGACATCGACGGCGTCATGCTCACCAAGCTGGACGGAGACGCCCGGGGCGGCGCGGCCCTCTCCATTAAGGCAGTCACCGGCAAGCCCATCAAGTTCGTGGGTGTGGGGGAAAAGCTGGACCAGATCGAGGTCTTCCACCCTGACCGGATGGCCAGCCGTATCCTGGGCATGGGCGACATGCTCTCCCTCATCGAGAAGGCGGAGCAGAACTTCGACAGGCAGAAGGCCCTGGAGTTCCAGGAGAAGCTGCGGAAAAACAAATTCACGCTGACCGATTTCTATGAGCAGATGGCTCAGCTGAAGAATATGGGCTCCCTGTCCGAGATCGCCGGGATGCTCCCCGGCGTCAAGGCCTCCGATCTGGAGGGGGCCTCCATGGACGAGTCCCTGCTGGGGCGGATGGAGGCCATCATCCTTTCCATGACCCCCTATGAGCGGGAAAATCCCAATGTGCTCAACTCCAGCCGCAAGCGGCGCATCGCCGCCGGGTCCGGCACCCAGGTGGTGGACATCAACCGGCTGCTGAAGCAGTTCGAGATGATGCAGGCCATGACCAAGCAGTTCGCCGGCGGCAAGATGCCCAAGTCCATGCGCCGCCTGATGGGCAAAAAGGGCGGCAAGGGCATGCTGGGCGGCAAGATGCCCGGCCTCCCCTTCTGA
- a CDS encoding 30S ribosomal protein S16 — MVKIRLRRMGAKKAPFYRIVVADSRYPRDGRFIEEIGTYNPLTTPAELKVDAERAQAWIKTGAQPTDTVRSLLKKAGAL; from the coding sequence ATGGTTAAAATCAGACTGCGCCGCATGGGCGCGAAGAAGGCTCCCTTCTACCGTATCGTGGTGGCGGATTCCCGCTATCCCCGTGACGGCCGTTTCATCGAGGAGATCGGCACCTACAACCCTCTGACCACCCCCGCCGAGCTGAAGGTGGACGCCGAGCGGGCTCAGGCCTGGATCAAGACCGGTGCTCAGCCCACCGACACCGTCCGCTCCCTTCTGAAAAAGGCCGGCGCGCTGTAA
- a CDS encoding ribosome maturation factor RimM: MKEQYLEVGKITNVHGIMGEVRVQPWADSPDFLCQFKTLYVDSSHWPIQVERARVHKNMVILKLQGVTDVNSALAMRNAVLYIDRKDVQLPEGSFFLADLMGMEVRDAASGAVLGQIADILTLPANNVYVVRGGARELMIPAVDQFIAEVNVDEGYLRVNMMEGL, encoded by the coding sequence ATGAAAGAACAGTATCTGGAGGTCGGAAAGATCACCAACGTCCACGGCATTATGGGCGAGGTGCGGGTACAGCCCTGGGCGGACTCCCCGGACTTTCTCTGCCAGTTCAAGACCCTCTATGTGGACAGCTCCCACTGGCCCATCCAGGTGGAGCGGGCCCGGGTCCACAAAAACATGGTCATCCTGAAGCTGCAGGGCGTCACCGATGTCAACAGTGCTCTGGCCATGCGCAACGCCGTGCTGTACATCGACCGGAAGGATGTCCAGCTCCCGGAGGGCAGCTTTTTCCTGGCTGACCTGATGGGAATGGAGGTCCGGGACGCCGCCAGCGGCGCGGTGCTGGGACAGATCGCGGACATCCTCACCCTGCCCGCCAACAATGTGTATGTAGTCCGCGGCGGCGCCCGGGAGCTGATGATCCCCGCGGTGGACCAGTTCATCGCGGAGGTCAACGTGGACGAGGGATACCTCCGGGTCAACATGATGGAGGGCCTGTGA
- a CDS encoding xylose isomerase has protein sequence MGMKTSAVWADGTFESNTAPLMGPLEDCARRAAELGYDALSLTVNRPGELDAAYVRRVLGEYGLTASGLATGRIYTVDGLGLGLADQERRQAAVDRMLSHAELCAQLGGAKLIVGAIRGWTRDAGGREAYEPLFRSSMESILARAEQLGIQVAFEAISRIDSDAYCSLSETAEFIRSFRSPALRLQVDSIHLHTNGETDFYQGLLKAGDLIGQVDISDVDRMAPDGRHFDFPLLIQALKETGFQDYLVFEFRANPPADAAKAGLDYIRALL, from the coding sequence ATGGGAATGAAGACCAGCGCCGTCTGGGCAGACGGCACCTTTGAGAGCAACACCGCCCCCCTGATGGGGCCTTTGGAGGACTGCGCCCGCCGGGCGGCGGAACTGGGCTATGACGCCCTCTCCCTGACGGTCAACCGCCCCGGCGAGCTGGATGCCGCCTATGTCCGCCGCGTGCTGGGAGAGTACGGCCTGACCGCATCGGGACTGGCTACGGGACGGATCTACACCGTAGACGGCCTGGGCCTGGGCCTGGCGGACCAGGAGCGGCGCCAGGCCGCGGTGGACCGGATGCTGTCCCACGCGGAGCTGTGTGCCCAGCTGGGGGGCGCCAAGCTGATCGTAGGCGCCATCCGGGGCTGGACCCGGGATGCCGGCGGCCGCGAGGCCTATGAGCCTCTGTTCCGCTCCAGCATGGAGTCCATCCTGGCCCGCGCGGAACAGCTGGGCATCCAGGTGGCCTTCGAGGCCATCAGCCGCATCGACTCCGACGCCTACTGCTCCCTGTCCGAGACCGCGGAGTTCATCCGCTCCTTCCGCTCCCCTGCCCTCCGGCTCCAGGTGGACTCCATCCATCTCCACACCAACGGGGAGACGGATTTCTACCAAGGGCTGCTGAAGGCGGGCGACCTCATCGGACAGGTGGACATCTCCGATGTGGACCGCATGGCCCCAGACGGCAGGCACTTTGATTTTCCGCTGTTGATCCAGGCCCTGAAGGAGACCGGATTCCAGGACTATCTGGTCTTTGAGTTCCGTGCCAATCCCCCTGCCGACGCGGCCAAGGCCGGGCTGGACTACATCCGCGCTCTGCTGTGA
- a CDS encoding precorrin-8X methylmutase: MRELEHSRPADIEAESFRIIGAELEERGIVLPADQAPLVKRAIHTTADFDYARNLVFTPGAVEAGVRALRAGTPILTDTNMARSGINRGALERLGISVHCFMADPEVARRAAEAGTTRAAAAVDQGAALWPEGIYAVGNAPTALIRMAQLIRAGAMSPALILAVPVGFVNVVESKEEILALARERGIPAIAALGRKGGSTVAAALCNALLYQSGGREKL; the protein is encoded by the coding sequence ATGAGAGAGCTGGAACACAGCCGCCCCGCTGACATTGAGGCGGAGAGCTTCCGCATCATCGGGGCGGAGCTGGAGGAGCGGGGGATCGTCCTGCCTGCGGATCAGGCGCCGCTGGTGAAGCGGGCCATCCATACCACGGCGGACTTTGACTACGCCCGTAATCTGGTGTTCACCCCCGGGGCGGTGGAGGCCGGGGTCCGAGCCCTCCGGGCCGGCACCCCCATCCTGACGGACACCAACATGGCCCGGTCCGGCATCAACCGGGGGGCGCTGGAGCGGCTGGGCATCAGCGTCCACTGCTTCATGGCGGACCCGGAGGTGGCCCGCCGGGCGGCAGAGGCCGGGACCACCCGGGCGGCGGCAGCGGTGGACCAGGGGGCGGCCCTCTGGCCCGAGGGGATCTATGCCGTGGGCAACGCCCCTACCGCGCTGATCCGCATGGCCCAGCTGATCCGTGCCGGAGCGATGTCCCCGGCCCTGATCCTGGCGGTGCCGGTGGGGTTCGTCAATGTGGTGGAGAGCAAGGAGGAGATCCTGGCCCTGGCCCGGGAGCGGGGGATACCCGCCATCGCGGCTCTGGGCCGGAAGGGGGGGAGCACGGTGGCCGCCGCCCTGTGCAACGCCCTGCTGTATCAGTCGGGAGGACGGGAGAAATTATGA
- a CDS encoding prolipoprotein diacylglyceryl transferase — MTNIVTFPGLGLEFHLDRVAFSLFGHPVYWYGVIIGCGFLLAVLLCCRWAPRFGVNSDQIMDLLIFAVPLSVVGLRVYYVLFYLDLYREADGSLNWGAIFRITDGGLAIYGGIIAAALTLIVFCRIRKISFFSFADLGVHGLLIGQCIGRWGNFMNVEAYGGVTGLPWRMCSESIASSLLSQGLVDADGYQAILDGTLGVHPTFFYESLWNFVGIFLIYWIGKHWKKFDGQVFWSYVLWYGLGRFWIEGLRTDSLYFFGLELFGAPIRTSQVLAIVSAAVAAVVLIYELKFRRHDPSELYVNRLAAHRADAGEGPGGPEKKED, encoded by the coding sequence ATGACCAACATCGTGACATTTCCCGGACTGGGGCTGGAGTTCCACCTTGACCGGGTGGCCTTCTCGTTGTTTGGCCACCCGGTGTACTGGTACGGGGTCATCATCGGCTGCGGATTTCTGCTGGCCGTCCTGCTGTGCTGCCGGTGGGCGCCCAGATTCGGCGTGAACAGCGACCAGATCATGGACCTGCTGATCTTCGCGGTGCCCCTCTCCGTGGTGGGGCTGCGGGTCTATTACGTACTCTTCTATCTGGACCTGTACCGGGAGGCGGACGGTTCCCTGAACTGGGGGGCCATCTTCCGCATCACGGACGGCGGCCTGGCCATCTACGGCGGCATCATTGCCGCCGCCCTGACCTTGATCGTGTTCTGCCGTATCCGGAAGATCAGCTTCTTCTCCTTTGCGGACCTGGGGGTCCACGGCCTTCTGATCGGCCAGTGCATCGGCCGGTGGGGAAACTTTATGAATGTGGAGGCCTACGGCGGCGTCACCGGACTTCCCTGGCGGATGTGTTCGGAGAGCATCGCCAGCTCCCTGCTGTCCCAGGGACTGGTGGACGCGGACGGCTATCAGGCCATCCTGGACGGCACCCTGGGGGTGCACCCTACGTTTTTCTACGAGTCCCTGTGGAATTTTGTGGGCATCTTTCTGATCTACTGGATCGGAAAGCACTGGAAGAAATTTGATGGCCAGGTGTTCTGGAGCTATGTGCTGTGGTACGGCCTGGGCCGGTTCTGGATCGAGGGCCTGCGGACGGACAGCCTGTATTTCTTCGGACTGGAGCTGTTCGGCGCCCCCATCCGCACCTCCCAGGTGCTGGCCATCGTCTCTGCCGCCGTGGCGGCTGTTGTATTGATCTATGAGCTGAAGTTCCGTCGGCACGATCCGTCTGAGCTTTATGTGAACCGGCTGGCCGCCCACAGGGCGGACGCTGGAGAGGGCCCGGGCGGACCGGAGAAAAAGGAGGACTGA